A genomic region of Caldanaerovirga acetigignens contains the following coding sequences:
- a CDS encoding response regulator produces MEQKSRILVVDDQLWVRRMLLEALQFQGYEVFGASSGFEALKLAAEKKPDLAIIDMAIPGMDGVTLLSMLREINLNLRGIMISGDGEKKSVKKALEGGAFAYLVKPFDISSLENLIKKALTS; encoded by the coding sequence ATGGAGCAAAAAAGCAGAATCCTAGTTGTAGATGACCAGCTATGGGTAAGAAGGATGCTCCTTGAAGCCCTTCAATTTCAAGGGTATGAGGTCTTCGGGGCGTCCTCCGGTTTTGAAGCACTCAAGCTTGCTGCCGAAAAAAAGCCGGATTTAGCGATTATAGACATGGCAATACCCGGCATGGATGGAGTTACTCTTTTATCAATGTTAAGAGAAATAAATTTAAATTTGCGGGGAATCATGATCTCAGGAGACGGCGAAAAAAAATCTGTTAAGAAGGCTTTAGAAGGAGGAGCTTTTGCATATCTGGTCAAACCCTTTGACATTTCGAGTCTTGAAAACCTGATAAAGAAAGCATTGACATCTTGA
- a CDS encoding S-layer homology domain-containing protein, protein MKPFNRALKLYAAFLLIFLTIMNLFNINQVFASVPNFSDVLQERYEWARPYVEKMALLGVITGRSPNVFAPDDPVKRVEFIAMIVRLMGLEDYAKNKTLPSDFPNVNLIPLWARSYIAVALEKGIISDDDYANFRPEEATKRYEAAVFAIRALGLENEAQSIKNINLAFKDTYEIPLGARKYVQLAVEKKILSGFEDGSFRPKENINRAQAAKVLNQIAEYIDISGKMTTARAENIKTDFLNYIEVKLADGVLRTYLVGSDCKVYSKDQQGALKKIALKDILPGTKLRIIADGNSANYIEAFMDDVQPTTFKTVSGILKSVITGYVVVENEETKNNETYQVDASARVVKDGKNSSISQLTPGDMVTLMLYGEKVFSIESESAQKKVSGSVKSISFLSKNPVITLELGDGSVGDFEVREDAQVKRDGKSVELKSIKNQDEVVLYVEYQKVTKIEAKSTKRSVSGVVKGISISDVLKITVTDDEGVDHTFTVTQDSRITKDKKTITIFEVKPGFYVELEAEGDEILKMEVTARQLLNVVRGTARYVHIDARVIVVEFKNEQGKVITLEIHFKDDTVFLKGNKEISVKKIADYIEEGDEVIAAGRYERGIFYADVVIDLVTS, encoded by the coding sequence GTGAAACCATTTAACCGGGCCCTAAAGCTTTATGCGGCCTTCCTTTTGATTTTCTTGACAATAATGAACCTTTTCAATATAAATCAAGTTTTTGCATCTGTGCCAAATTTTTCCGACGTACTTCAAGAAAGATATGAATGGGCAAGGCCTTACGTGGAGAAAATGGCTCTATTGGGTGTAATCACCGGAAGAAGCCCGAATGTTTTTGCACCGGATGACCCGGTAAAGCGTGTTGAATTTATTGCCATGATAGTGAGACTTATGGGATTGGAAGATTATGCAAAAAACAAAACTCTTCCTTCTGATTTTCCGAATGTTAATTTGATTCCGCTGTGGGCCCGGAGTTATATAGCTGTGGCCCTCGAAAAGGGTATAATATCAGACGATGATTACGCCAATTTTAGACCCGAAGAGGCCACGAAAAGGTATGAAGCGGCAGTTTTTGCGATAAGGGCGTTAGGCCTTGAAAATGAGGCTCAGTCGATAAAAAACATAAACCTTGCCTTTAAAGACACTTATGAAATACCGCTAGGGGCTAGAAAATACGTTCAGCTTGCGGTGGAAAAGAAAATACTATCAGGTTTTGAAGATGGGAGCTTCCGACCAAAAGAAAACATAAACCGCGCACAAGCTGCCAAAGTCTTGAACCAAATAGCCGAATATATAGATATATCCGGAAAAATGACAACCGCTAGGGCTGAAAATATAAAGACAGATTTTTTAAATTACATAGAAGTGAAGCTGGCAGACGGCGTTCTTAGGACTTATCTTGTCGGAAGCGACTGCAAGGTGTACAGCAAAGATCAACAAGGTGCGTTGAAAAAAATAGCGCTGAAGGATATTTTGCCGGGAACAAAATTGAGAATAATAGCGGATGGCAATAGTGCGAACTACATAGAAGCTTTTATGGATGATGTTCAACCAACGACTTTCAAAACTGTATCTGGCATATTAAAATCTGTAATCACCGGGTATGTAGTTGTTGAAAACGAAGAAACGAAAAATAACGAAACTTACCAGGTGGATGCATCGGCAAGAGTTGTAAAAGATGGGAAAAATTCGTCGATCTCGCAGCTTACGCCGGGTGATATGGTGACTTTAATGCTTTATGGCGAAAAAGTCTTTAGCATTGAGTCAGAAAGTGCCCAGAAAAAGGTGAGTGGTTCAGTTAAAAGCATAAGTTTTCTTTCGAAAAATCCTGTAATAACGCTAGAGCTTGGTGATGGAAGTGTCGGAGATTTCGAAGTAAGAGAAGATGCACAAGTCAAGAGAGACGGCAAGAGTGTGGAATTAAAGAGCATAAAAAACCAGGACGAAGTCGTCCTATACGTTGAATACCAGAAAGTTACGAAAATAGAGGCTAAAAGCACCAAGCGGAGTGTCAGCGGAGTGGTCAAGGGAATCTCGATTTCTGATGTTTTGAAAATTACTGTTACCGATGATGAAGGAGTGGATCACACCTTTACGGTGACTCAGGACTCAAGGATTACAAAGGATAAAAAGACAATAACTATTTTCGAAGTCAAGCCCGGTTTTTATGTAGAATTAGAAGCGGAAGGCGATGAAATATTAAAGATGGAAGTGACGGCAAGGCAGCTTCTAAATGTGGTGCGCGGGACTGCGAGGTACGTACATATAGATGCCAGAGTCATCGTGGTGGAGTTCAAAAATGAGCAGGGCAAGGTTATTACCTTAGAAATTCATTTTAAAGACGATACCGTCTTTTTAAAGGGCAACAAGGAAATAAGCGTCAAAAAAATTGCCGATTATATAGAAGAAGGAGACGAGGTTATTGCAGCAGGAAGGTACGAACGGGGAATTTTTTATGCAGATGTGGTAATAGATCTTGTGACGTCTTAG
- a CDS encoding S-layer homology domain-containing protein: MKRFIAGLLIMILLVSLSAPVAQAKQSGFKDVGKEWDWARFSIEKMYAKGIVKGYPGGWFKPKNSVTHLETIIMALRIMGWEGEIDNKAKLPEYIARLKLPWKDAYYYLNLAVKKGIIKPEEIKNLRPNEPVKRYEIAKYIVRAIGREDEAKQHMNEKLPFKDVKAIPDNAVGYVYLMVKLGLIKGYPGHVFQPNKPISRAEMAVIINSLDELLEEDEKKEAVFVVVLVDRDDMTITVSKEEKTATYDLKEDVPVYINGKYSDIEKIGPGDEVKLMFNEEGKVVFIQVISKKITSMAKGILVGVDERKQTVSLLTYEKVEKGYVGMLKESDIEGWHLELETKYERFVLVGDTSRLENYVGEKVVILGEIKEGASIYMRGPLLEVDEWFVVTDNNTLTYEVTGETYIEIGERQAELSDLKEGSYVELGAQKDKVISIKVIK, encoded by the coding sequence ATGAAAAGATTTATTGCGGGGTTGCTAATAATGATTTTGCTGGTATCGTTGTCGGCCCCGGTGGCTCAAGCAAAACAAAGCGGTTTTAAAGATGTGGGGAAAGAATGGGACTGGGCCAGGTTTTCTATCGAAAAGATGTATGCAAAAGGAATAGTAAAGGGGTACCCGGGCGGTTGGTTCAAACCGAAAAATTCGGTCACCCATCTGGAAACAATAATAATGGCTTTAAGGATTATGGGATGGGAAGGGGAAATAGACAATAAAGCTAAATTGCCCGAATATATTGCCAGATTAAAATTGCCGTGGAAAGATGCTTACTATTACCTGAACCTGGCGGTAAAAAAGGGGATAATAAAGCCGGAGGAAATTAAAAACCTTCGTCCCAATGAGCCCGTAAAAAGATACGAAATTGCTAAATATATCGTCCGGGCTATTGGAAGAGAAGACGAGGCAAAGCAGCACATGAACGAAAAGCTCCCTTTCAAAGATGTTAAAGCTATACCTGATAATGCTGTTGGGTATGTTTACTTAATGGTAAAGTTAGGGCTGATTAAAGGGTATCCCGGTCATGTTTTCCAGCCAAATAAACCTATAAGCAGGGCAGAAATGGCGGTAATAATAAACAGCTTGGACGAACTCCTGGAAGAAGATGAAAAGAAGGAAGCCGTCTTCGTGGTCGTTTTGGTAGATCGGGATGACATGACAATTACTGTTAGTAAAGAAGAGAAAACAGCTACTTATGATTTAAAAGAAGACGTACCAGTTTATATTAACGGCAAATACAGCGATATTGAAAAGATTGGCCCCGGTGATGAAGTGAAACTCATGTTTAATGAAGAAGGCAAAGTGGTGTTCATCCAGGTTATAAGCAAGAAGATTACCTCCATGGCCAAAGGAATATTGGTGGGTGTAGATGAAAGGAAACAAACCGTAAGTCTGTTAACATACGAGAAAGTAGAAAAAGGTTACGTCGGTATGTTAAAAGAAAGCGATATAGAAGGGTGGCACTTGGAACTGGAGACCAAGTATGAAAGGTTTGTGCTGGTGGGAGATACAAGCCGCCTCGAGAACTATGTCGGCGAAAAAGTAGTAATTTTAGGCGAAATAAAAGAGGGTGCTTCCATATATATGAGAGGTCCGCTTTTGGAGGTAGATGAATGGTTTGTGGTTACCGATAATAATACTTTAACCTATGAAGTTACCGGCGAAACTTATATCGAAATTGGAGAAAGACAGGCAGAACTTTCGGACCTGAAAGAAGGATCGTATGTCGAACTTGGGGCACAAAAAGACAAGGTAATCAGTATTAAAGTGATAAAATAA
- a CDS encoding ABC transporter ATP-binding protein: MNTIIEGKDIIVRIRGKELLNVKKVELKKGEIFAVIGPNGAGKSTLLKVMALLQMPQQGEIYFKGEKINRKERIRIRRKMAVVFQEPLFLNDTVVENIALGLRIRGIKHREAMERAKYWLERFKVEKLSNRWARALSGGEAQRVSLARAFAFEPEVLFLDEPFSNLDVFIRESLKADFFEVLKTTGITTFFITHDLEEVMLFANRVMVLMGGKVAQEGSPQELLENPTTDELKRYIQAWERFKFKMLHMV, from the coding sequence ATGAATACGATAATTGAAGGAAAGGACATCATTGTGAGAATTAGGGGAAAAGAGTTGTTGAACGTAAAAAAGGTAGAATTGAAAAAAGGAGAAATTTTTGCGGTTATTGGTCCTAACGGGGCTGGGAAAAGTACTCTCCTCAAGGTAATGGCCCTACTTCAAATGCCTCAGCAAGGAGAGATTTATTTCAAAGGGGAGAAAATAAATCGAAAAGAACGGATAAGGATTAGGAGAAAAATGGCTGTTGTTTTTCAGGAGCCGCTGTTTCTCAATGATACGGTTGTTGAAAATATAGCTTTGGGCTTGAGAATACGGGGCATAAAACATCGAGAGGCTATGGAGAGGGCAAAATATTGGCTGGAAAGGTTTAAGGTCGAAAAGCTAAGCAATAGATGGGCAAGGGCCCTTTCAGGAGGCGAAGCTCAAAGGGTTAGCCTTGCTAGAGCATTTGCATTTGAGCCGGAAGTGTTATTTTTAGATGAACCTTTTTCAAATCTTGATGTATTTATAAGGGAGTCGCTTAAAGCTGACTTTTTTGAAGTATTAAAGACGACGGGGATAACTACATTTTTTATAACCCACGACCTTGAAGAGGTAATGCTGTTTGCGAACAGGGTTATGGTGCTCATGGGCGGAAAAGTGGCGCAAGAAGGATCTCCCCAAGAGTTATTAGAAAATCCTACAACGGATGAACTTAAAAGGTATATCCAGGCATGGGAAAGATTTAAATTTAAAATGTTACACATGGTTTAA
- a CDS encoding ABC transporter permease, whose protein sequence is MDTIIEGFKKAVVMLITLDADIYRITLFTLKVSGLATLISLAISLPVAFFIAIKEFPGKNFLISLANLGMGLPPTVVGLWVCLLLWRSGPLGQLRLIYTPTAIVIAQTVIATPVILALVTAALQQVDKKLRLHIMSLGATSLQMLFLMAKEARYSILAAVIAGFGAIVSEVGASMMVGGNIAGYTRVLTTAIVLETSRGNFEGALALSFVLLLMAYLGTVALTHLQQRRHEDEYDN, encoded by the coding sequence ATGGATACAATAATTGAGGGTTTTAAAAAAGCAGTAGTTATGTTAATTACGTTGGATGCGGATATATACAGGATAACCTTATTTACATTGAAGGTATCAGGTCTTGCGACCTTAATAAGTCTTGCCATATCGCTGCCAGTCGCTTTTTTTATAGCAATTAAGGAGTTTCCGGGGAAAAATTTTTTAATAAGCCTTGCCAATCTCGGGATGGGACTTCCTCCTACTGTAGTTGGGCTGTGGGTATGTCTTTTGCTTTGGCGAAGCGGACCCTTGGGACAATTGCGCCTCATATATACACCTACTGCAATTGTCATTGCTCAGACAGTGATAGCTACGCCTGTGATACTGGCATTGGTTACAGCTGCATTGCAACAGGTGGACAAGAAATTGAGGTTGCATATAATGTCGTTGGGAGCTACTTCCCTGCAGATGCTTTTTTTGATGGCAAAGGAGGCAAGATACTCTATTTTGGCGGCGGTAATTGCGGGTTTCGGTGCTATTGTTTCAGAGGTAGGCGCTTCAATGATGGTAGGAGGAAACATCGCAGGGTACACAAGGGTTCTTACAACAGCTATAGTTCTTGAGACAAGCAGAGGCAATTTCGAAGGTGCTCTTGCGCTCAGTTTCGTATTGCTTTTGATGGCATACTTGGGCACTGTTGCATTAACTCATTTACAGCAGCGGAGGCATGAAGATGAATACGATAATTGA
- a CDS encoding glycosyltransferase has translation MGLPEKIYLCTVGLYVFFFLLFLRYFLWENYARKNYWRKRRPITLFELKKLAREKKKKLPMFSILVPAREEAEVIGQTIEHLSKLNYPPNLLEIIIITDEKELQKGASVTTQQVVEAKIQEFKKRKNVPSLKHVIVPYDFDGYYGGTLTGKEVPSTKGRALNYGLSFIDNNSDICGFYDAESHPELDVLLYIAYRWLISDKRNLVWQGPVFQVRNFFFLSPITKIASLYQALAHEWYLPVLMRQLPFVGGTNLFIESKLLREIGGFDYNALTEDLEIGVRAFLERDVWPEYFPYVSTEQTPQTYKAFFRQRLRWASGHIQVVDKFKNAFTYDPYKKNRIIKTLLLKGEIEWVLYQLAVLIPPTVFFLSLKGWIKPVAIPVYINYLLKSFLFIYVGFTYYIYFRYLRYMKDRGLLRKLLAILELLALPFAGFLLPLPYSYALILRALNRQPRTWCKTPRTREVPDIRFTMYK, from the coding sequence ATGGGGCTCCCAGAAAAGATATACCTGTGCACTGTAGGGCTGTATGTCTTCTTCTTTCTTCTTTTCCTGCGCTATTTTCTCTGGGAAAACTACGCGCGAAAAAACTATTGGCGCAAAAGGCGGCCTATAACGCTATTTGAATTGAAAAAATTAGCAAGGGAAAAGAAAAAAAAGCTTCCGATGTTTTCCATCCTCGTACCCGCGCGGGAAGAGGCAGAAGTAATCGGCCAAACGATTGAACATTTATCCAAGTTAAATTACCCACCGAATTTACTTGAGATAATAATTATAACCGATGAAAAGGAACTGCAAAAGGGCGCTTCCGTAACGACCCAGCAGGTGGTGGAGGCAAAAATTCAGGAATTTAAAAAAAGAAAAAACGTCCCTTCCTTAAAACATGTAATCGTGCCGTACGATTTCGACGGCTATTACGGTGGAACTTTGACCGGAAAAGAAGTTCCTTCTACTAAGGGAAGAGCATTGAATTACGGCCTTTCCTTCATAGACAATAATTCCGACATCTGCGGATTTTACGACGCCGAAAGCCACCCTGAATTAGACGTACTGCTTTACATAGCTTACAGGTGGCTGATTTCAGACAAGAGAAACCTTGTATGGCAGGGACCGGTTTTCCAAGTCAGAAATTTCTTTTTCCTGAGCCCCATTACAAAAATCGCATCTCTTTACCAGGCTTTAGCCCATGAATGGTATTTGCCCGTGCTCATGAGACAACTTCCATTTGTAGGCGGAACGAACCTTTTCATTGAGTCGAAGTTGCTTCGCGAAATAGGCGGATTTGACTATAACGCCCTTACGGAAGACCTGGAAATAGGCGTAAGGGCCTTTTTAGAACGCGATGTTTGGCCGGAGTATTTTCCGTATGTAAGCACCGAACAGACACCCCAAACCTATAAAGCTTTTTTCCGACAGCGTTTAAGGTGGGCTTCCGGCCATATTCAGGTTGTAGATAAATTTAAAAATGCTTTTACTTATGATCCTTACAAAAAGAACCGCATTATTAAAACCCTCCTTTTAAAGGGAGAAATAGAGTGGGTTTTGTACCAATTAGCCGTTTTGATACCGCCGACAGTATTTTTTCTGAGCTTAAAAGGATGGATAAAACCCGTTGCAATCCCAGTATACATAAATTATCTTCTGAAATCCTTTTTGTTCATTTACGTGGGATTCACATATTACATCTATTTCCGCTACTTGAGGTACATGAAAGACAGGGGGCTTTTAAGAAAGCTCCTTGCAATATTGGAACTTCTCGCACTACCCTTTGCTGGCTTCTTGCTTCCCCTACCATACTCTTACGCTTTGATTTTGCGTGCACTAAACCGCCAGCCGAGGACATGGTGCAAAACTCCGCGCACCCGGGAAGTTCCGGATATCAGATTTACGATGTATAAATAG
- a CDS encoding UPF0175 family protein has translation MGLARIEIEVPKEVLKYINSKDKDFQKKIRELMVYNLVKEEKISFGKGAELLGIDKVTFITDLGKLGIPYFDQDVEEVLKELEQIRESGGGINQ, from the coding sequence ATGGGCCTTGCCAGAATAGAGATAGAAGTTCCTAAAGAAGTGCTAAAATATATTAACTCTAAAGACAAGGACTTTCAGAAGAAAATAAGAGAGCTTATGGTTTATAACCTGGTGAAAGAAGAAAAAATATCTTTTGGCAAAGGTGCGGAATTACTAGGAATAGATAAAGTCACTTTTATAACTGATCTTGGGAAATTAGGAATACCTTATTTTGACCAAGATGTAGAAGAAGTTTTAAAAGAACTGGAGCAAATTAGGGAATCCGGTGGAGGCATAAACCAATGA
- a CDS encoding type II toxin-antitoxin system HicB family antitoxin: MKKVFTVLLYPQKEGGFTAICPDLDGCISEGDTLQEALENIKEAIELCLEEKNGMESKSDELPLVTYVQVG; the protein is encoded by the coding sequence ATGAAAAAAGTTTTTACAGTATTACTTTATCCTCAAAAGGAAGGAGGATTTACAGCTATTTGCCCAGATTTAGATGGATGTATATCGGAAGGGGATACCTTGCAGGAAGCTTTGGAAAATATTAAAGAAGCTATAGAACTATGCCTTGAAGAAAAAAATGGTATGGAATCGAAAAGCGACGAATTGCCTTTGGTAACGTATGTGCAGGTCGGATAA
- a CDS encoding type II toxin-antitoxin system HicA family toxin: MGFAVKPKDLIDALCRNGFVIVRIKGSHYKVRKGDKAVTIPFHNKELKTGTLQAILKSLGITKEELVKMLKDEN, translated from the coding sequence ATGGGTTTTGCCGTTAAACCGAAAGATCTAATAGATGCTCTTTGTAGAAATGGTTTCGTAATTGTTAGAATAAAGGGAAGTCATTACAAAGTAAGGAAAGGAGATAAAGCGGTTACAATTCCCTTTCATAATAAAGAATTAAAAACAGGGACTTTGCAGGCTATCTTAAAATCTCTAGGTATAACTAAAGAAGAACTTGTTAAAATGTTAAAAGACGAGAACTAA
- a CDS encoding tyrosine-type recombinase/integrase translates to MTFGEYLQKWLEDYCKVRHSPNTYRRYSQILNLRVIPKLGAIPLEKLKPLHLQTFYKELIEGPRLDGKKGPLSQASLVYHHRVIHKALDTAVKQQLIPYNIADSVELPKIQKELITYDPDDEIDNTQAVKILDEQQVNYMLEKARETPYYALLFLAVRTGMRRGELLALRWKDIDERQKIIKVRQTIGYTPEKGIFFKAPKTKNSRRNIDVSEDAIKVLKNHRKQQHEKKLLLGPNYNDYDLVFCQDNGLPMHPDTISSWFPEFLERIGLPRLNFHCLRHTHASLLLKAGVDVKIISERLGHSSVRITYDIYSHLMPGMQRTAVEKLEQLLK, encoded by the coding sequence ATAACTTTCGGCGAATATCTCCAAAAATGGCTTGAAGATTACTGCAAGGTCAGACACTCTCCAAACACATACAGACGCTATTCCCAGATATTAAACCTAAGGGTTATTCCCAAATTGGGAGCCATCCCTTTAGAAAAATTGAAGCCGCTGCATTTGCAGACGTTCTATAAAGAACTCATAGAAGGCCCCAGGCTGGATGGAAAAAAAGGTCCTTTATCTCAGGCAAGCCTTGTATACCATCACAGAGTGATACATAAGGCTCTCGATACAGCAGTGAAACAGCAACTCATACCCTATAATATAGCTGATTCGGTCGAGCTTCCCAAAATTCAAAAGGAACTTATAACATACGACCCTGACGATGAAATCGACAACACCCAGGCAGTCAAAATCCTGGACGAACAGCAGGTAAATTATATGCTGGAAAAAGCAAGAGAAACTCCCTATTATGCCCTTCTTTTTCTTGCCGTCAGGACAGGAATGAGAAGGGGTGAGCTGCTTGCACTGCGGTGGAAGGATATAGACGAAAGGCAAAAAATAATCAAGGTAAGACAGACAATAGGATATACTCCGGAAAAAGGCATATTCTTTAAAGCCCCGAAAACAAAAAACAGTAGAAGGAATATAGATGTCTCCGAAGACGCTATAAAAGTACTGAAAAACCACAGAAAGCAGCAGCACGAAAAAAAGCTGCTTCTCGGGCCAAATTACAACGACTATGACCTGGTCTTCTGCCAGGACAACGGCCTTCCCATGCATCCGGACACGATAAGCAGCTGGTTTCCCGAATTCCTTGAAAGAATCGGCCTGCCCAGGCTTAACTTCCACTGCCTGCGGCATACTCACGCCAGTTTGCTTTTGAAAGCTGGCGTGGACGTTAAGATAATATCGGAAAGGCTCGGGCACAGCAGCGTTAGGATAACTTACGATATATACTCACACCTCATGCCCGGTATGCAGAGGACAGCCGTCGAGAAACTGGAACAGCTACTAAAATAA
- a CDS encoding lipid II flippase Amj family protein produces MEENMGRLFAVIIFTATIHAIDTLSYSVRIAGIKTKRLAMALSLFNIIVLISRTANMIQAPLLGSMVDKAIAQGQVSLLLKGFRMIIFSATVGSIVGAAMIPSFVEIFSRGIIAFERAGSVPVLISNAVYRGSFKKIKESFKKPRISLLKRYCFDKIPPTFLILNLIITSVSTIGVLSAIYAGALLPDYRITASQLSGIINGTATILLAVLVDPQAAMITDQTLQGIRERQEANAMVVLLITGKIFGTLLSQLIFLPASKIVVLLTTFLVK; encoded by the coding sequence ATGGAAGAAAACATGGGCAGGTTATTTGCTGTAATAATTTTTACAGCAACTATACATGCGATAGATACGCTTTCCTATTCCGTGAGAATCGCCGGAATAAAAACAAAAAGGCTAGCGATGGCTCTATCTCTTTTTAACATAATAGTATTGATATCAAGAACGGCCAATATGATACAGGCTCCCTTGTTGGGTAGCATGGTGGACAAGGCCATAGCTCAAGGCCAGGTGAGTTTGCTGCTCAAGGGCTTCAGGATGATAATATTCTCCGCTACAGTGGGCAGTATTGTCGGGGCGGCGATGATACCAAGCTTTGTGGAGATTTTTTCTAGGGGTATAATAGCTTTTGAGAGAGCAGGGTCTGTTCCGGTCTTAATATCTAATGCAGTGTACCGTGGATCTTTTAAGAAAATAAAGGAGAGCTTTAAAAAACCGAGGATCAGCCTATTAAAAAGATATTGCTTTGACAAGATACCTCCTACTTTCTTAATCCTAAATTTGATAATTACATCTGTATCTACTATTGGAGTTTTGTCAGCAATTTATGCAGGTGCACTTCTGCCCGATTACCGAATAACAGCAAGCCAGCTTTCGGGGATTATAAACGGAACCGCTACTATCCTGCTGGCAGTTTTAGTAGACCCACAAGCCGCAATGATTACTGACCAGACTTTGCAGGGTATAAGAGAAAGGCAGGAAGCAAATGCGATGGTGGTACTTTTGATTACGGGAAAAATTTTTGGCACGTTGTTGAGCCAGTTGATTTTTCTACCTGCCTCCAAAATAGTCGTTTTACTAACAACTTTTTTAGTAAAGTAA
- a CDS encoding glycosyl hydrolase family 18 protein has protein sequence MNDFNCNKFLENNWYYVSTAQTLKALEIYARDIDFLIPFWYGITDKGTLVDQSQFEALLIARRNKLPIIPIVHNFSNPKMAGLIHEVLTSPNIRQKLIFSIETLLLTQNYAGVNIDFEFVPPEDRYYVNTFMEELYHRLSPGFRVTISVPAQVEDNPHHPFSGAFDYNTISRFSDELYILAYDEHFSTPGPVASIGFVRRVVDYAITKIPRHKIKLGMAVYGYDWVETGGMPRTLSFQSAVNLARKYGATITYDDEVQESTFTYIADGVRHIVWFEDSRSFSAKLDLAICYNLGGIGVWRLGLEDPEVWGVIRKKLV, from the coding sequence GTGAACGACTTCAATTGCAATAAATTCCTTGAAAATAATTGGTATTATGTCTCAACAGCCCAGACTTTGAAAGCTTTGGAAATTTATGCTCGTGACATCGACTTTCTCATTCCCTTTTGGTATGGCATAACCGATAAAGGTACATTAGTTGACCAATCTCAATTCGAAGCTTTATTAATTGCTCGTAGGAACAAACTCCCAATCATCCCAATAGTGCACAATTTTTCAAACCCCAAGATGGCCGGTCTAATCCACGAAGTTTTGACCAGCCCTAATATCAGACAAAAACTTATATTTTCAATCGAAACACTTTTGCTAACTCAAAATTATGCAGGAGTTAACATAGATTTTGAATTTGTACCGCCTGAAGATAGGTATTACGTTAACACTTTTATGGAAGAGTTGTACCACCGGCTTTCTCCAGGGTTCAGGGTCACAATTTCCGTCCCAGCACAAGTGGAGGACAATCCCCATCATCCGTTTTCAGGAGCTTTCGATTACAACACCATTTCACGGTTTTCCGACGAGCTATACATCTTGGCGTATGACGAACACTTTAGCACCCCAGGGCCGGTAGCATCCATAGGATTTGTAAGAAGGGTTGTAGATTATGCCATAACGAAAATCCCAAGACATAAAATAAAACTTGGAATGGCCGTCTATGGCTATGACTGGGTCGAAACTGGCGGTATGCCGCGCACATTGTCTTTCCAGTCAGCAGTAAATCTTGCAAGGAAATATGGTGCTACCATAACTTATGACGATGAAGTTCAAGAATCAACCTTTACTTATATTGCCGACGGTGTAAGACACATCGTCTGGTTCGAAGATTCAAGAAGCTTTTCTGCAAAATTAGACCTTGCGATTTGCTATAACCTGGGAGGTATTGGTGTCTGGCGCCTCGGACTGGAAGATCCTGAGGTATGGGGGGTTATTCGAAAAAAGTTAGTATAA
- a CDS encoding DUF1540 domain-containing protein → MARIHCSVSNCHYWRNGNICDASEIMITSDKVGDEMPDSFDAMQASNAPQTPVSTCMETCCKTFVAAGSAAKNVDGVYRK, encoded by the coding sequence ATGGCTAGAATTCACTGCAGCGTTTCCAACTGCCATTACTGGAGAAATGGAAACATCTGCGACGCCTCGGAAATCATGATCACTTCCGACAAAGTAGGAGACGAAATGCCCGACAGTTTCGACGCCATGCAGGCCTCGAACGCTCCGCAGACCCCTGTCTCAACTTGCATGGAGACCTGCTGTAAAACTTTTGTGGCAGCGGGAAGCGCTGCGAAAAACGTAGATGGGGTATACAGGAAATAG